A genomic stretch from Pirellulales bacterium includes:
- a CDS encoding trypsin-like peptidase domain-containing protein, whose product MFRRTAGFGSLIAGIAVGAAQVFSPGTAWAQKVDLPAGVAKVLAERSPATVDDLRQIERQVARVVERVLPATVGLRIGNGMGSGVVVNREGLILTAGHVVGEAGQRATVIFPDGRRLPGYTLGADHDCDAGMVELLDPPADLVYCPLAEGDELAAGTWVVATGQPGGVVALRDPPVRLGRVLFTGHDVVCSDCEIVGGDSGGPLVNLAGEVVGIHSSIGPMINQNFHVSIGAYRRGWERMHKGESWGGPFDRNGDGIRDRPMLGVAGRTEEGTCLITQVFPGLPAERAGLKPGDVVTKIDGRTIDAFEALIAAVEAKMPGRRVLLEVRRGEETLEFRPRLAVAPPKPADKEKGPQGLSPGRAN is encoded by the coding sequence TTGTTCCGTCGCACCGCTGGTTTCGGGTCGCTGATTGCCGGGATTGCCGTCGGGGCCGCGCAGGTTTTCTCCCCCGGGACGGCCTGGGCCCAGAAGGTCGATCTGCCTGCGGGGGTGGCCAAAGTGCTCGCCGAGCGGTCCCCTGCAACAGTCGATGATTTGCGGCAAATCGAACGTCAGGTCGCCCGGGTCGTCGAGCGGGTCCTGCCGGCGACGGTCGGTCTGCGGATCGGCAACGGCATGGGGAGCGGGGTCGTCGTCAATCGCGAGGGGTTGATCCTCACCGCCGGGCACGTCGTCGGCGAGGCGGGCCAGCGGGCGACCGTCATTTTTCCCGATGGTCGTCGATTGCCCGGCTACACCTTGGGGGCGGATCACGACTGCGACGCGGGGATGGTCGAGTTGTTGGACCCCCCCGCGGATCTTGTCTACTGCCCGCTGGCCGAGGGGGACGAATTGGCCGCCGGGACGTGGGTCGTGGCCACGGGGCAGCCGGGGGGAGTCGTCGCCCTGCGCGATCCGCCCGTGCGACTGGGGCGGGTGCTGTTCACCGGGCACGACGTCGTCTGCAGCGACTGCGAGATCGTCGGGGGCGATTCCGGCGGGCCGCTGGTGAACCTCGCGGGAGAAGTCGTCGGCATTCACAGCAGCATCGGACCGATGATCAACCAGAATTTTCACGTGTCGATCGGCGCCTACCGCCGCGGCTGGGAGCGGATGCACAAGGGAGAGTCCTGGGGCGGGCCGTTCGACCGCAACGGCGACGGGATCCGCGATCGGCCGATGCTGGGGGTCGCGGGGCGGACCGAGGAGGGGACGTGCCTGATCACGCAGGTCTTTCCCGGACTGCCGGCGGAACGCGCGGGCCTGAAGCCGGGGGACGTGGTGACCAAGATCGACGGGCGGACGATCGACGCCTTCGAGGCGCTGATCGCGGCCGTCGAAGCGAAGATGCCGGGACGGCGCGTGCTGCTGGAGGTCCGCCGCGGGGAGGAAACGCTCGAGTTTCGCCCGCGATTGGCCGTGGCGCCCCCTAAACCTGCCGATAAGGAAAAGGGCCCCCAGGGCTTGTCGCCCGGCCGGGCCAACTGA
- a CDS encoding type II secretion system F family protein, whose amino-acid sequence MTESFPTFRKWFGKLRDLVRTGEGAGRLRDLLPPPWRLSPWRPGEGRAARQRTTLRMIAAGAANQVPLAPVADALAREHRWFYRGKLHALARRLSGGIPLADALEQTPGVVADEAVLAARFGSESGTLAASLAEIAERDESAALAVRRRYRTGAWYFFGLGAALIVVSTFMLVRVVPSFVEIFGDFSLETPSALQAFIATGRAFHVVLPVVFFGAALLLFALVVTRGGLARWLSRSVYGRAFRPVASLRIGQLWSCLSTASAAGRPLAGAVSTLARYHYDPSIRRRLLFVRNELDHGAELFGSLAAVGLAAPAEVAVIQRAEPGDERTWTLRQLAQARRDRTLARLDRWADVLFPAAVIVVGLAVLLVAVAIMAPLNNLVGGLS is encoded by the coding sequence ATGACCGAGTCGTTTCCCACCTTCCGCAAGTGGTTTGGCAAGCTGCGAGACCTTGTGCGCACCGGCGAAGGCGCCGGGCGGCTCCGCGACTTGCTGCCGCCGCCGTGGCGGTTGAGCCCCTGGCGCCCCGGCGAAGGACGAGCGGCGCGACAGCGGACGACGCTGCGGATGATCGCCGCGGGAGCGGCGAACCAAGTCCCGCTCGCTCCGGTCGCGGACGCCTTGGCGCGCGAGCACCGCTGGTTCTACCGCGGTAAACTGCACGCTCTCGCCCGCCGGCTCTCGGGGGGGATCCCGCTGGCCGATGCGCTCGAACAGACCCCCGGCGTCGTCGCCGACGAAGCGGTCCTCGCGGCGCGGTTCGGCAGCGAAAGCGGGACCCTGGCCGCGTCGCTCGCCGAGATCGCCGAGCGCGACGAATCGGCGGCCCTCGCCGTCCGGCGCCGATATCGCACCGGGGCGTGGTACTTCTTCGGACTCGGCGCGGCGCTGATCGTCGTTTCGACGTTCATGCTTGTGAGAGTTGTTCCGAGCTTTGTCGAGATCTTCGGCGACTTTTCGCTGGAAACGCCCTCCGCGCTCCAGGCGTTCATCGCGACCGGCCGGGCGTTCCATGTGGTGTTGCCTGTCGTGTTCTTCGGTGCGGCGCTGTTGTTGTTCGCCCTGGTCGTCACCCGCGGCGGCTTGGCCCGTTGGTTGAGCCGCTCGGTCTACGGCCGGGCGTTTCGCCCCGTGGCCAGTCTGCGAATCGGGCAACTGTGGAGCTGCTTGTCGACCGCCTCCGCCGCCGGCCGGCCGCTGGCGGGGGCCGTGTCGACCTTGGCCCGGTACCACTACGATCCCTCGATCCGCCGGCGGCTGTTGTTCGTGCGGAACGAGCTGGATCATGGCGCCGAGTTGTTCGGCAGCCTCGCCGCGGTCGGTTTGGCCGCGCCCGCCGAGGTCGCGGTCATTCAGCGGGCCGAACCGGGCGACGAGCGGACCTGGACCCTGCGGCAATTAGCCCAAGCGCGCCGCGACCGAACGCTCGCGCGGCTTGATCGCTGGGCCGACGTCCTGTTCCCTGCGGCGGTGATCGTCGTCGGGTTGGCCGTGCTGCTGGTGGCCGTGGCGATCATGGCTCCGCTGAACAATCTGGTGGGAGGGTTGTCATGA
- the lexA gene encoding transcriptional repressor LexA yields the protein MAIDQLTKRQREVYEFIREKIRGRGYGPTVREIGEHFEINSPNGVMCHLKALEKKGIITREPNMSRAIQLSDVARGHGIPLVGQVAAGNLTEAIEEAETLDFEELFPTKKGCFALRVKGDSMIEAAITEGDIVIVRRTKTAHKGDIVVALTDEGEATLKYWFPEANRVRLQPANSSMKPIYVRNVEVLGVVTGVVRKVG from the coding sequence ATGGCCATCGACCAACTCACCAAGCGGCAACGCGAGGTCTACGAATTCATCCGCGAGAAGATCCGCGGCCGCGGCTACGGCCCCACCGTCCGCGAGATCGGCGAGCACTTCGAGATCAACTCCCCCAACGGGGTCATGTGCCACCTCAAGGCCCTGGAAAAAAAAGGGATCATCACCCGCGAGCCGAACATGTCGCGGGCAATCCAGCTCTCCGACGTCGCCCGCGGGCACGGCATTCCGCTGGTCGGCCAAGTGGCGGCCGGCAACCTGACCGAGGCGATCGAGGAGGCCGAGACGCTCGACTTCGAGGAGCTGTTCCCCACCAAAAAGGGCTGCTTCGCATTGCGCGTGAAGGGGGACTCGATGATCGAAGCCGCGATCACCGAGGGAGACATCGTGATCGTCCGCCGCACCAAGACGGCCCACAAGGGCGACATCGTCGTCGCCTTGACCGACGAGGGGGAGGCGACCCTCAAGTACTGGTTCCCCGAGGCGAACCGAGTGCGTCTGCAACCGGCCAACAGCTCGATGAAACCGATCTACGTCCGCAACGTCGAAGTGCTGGGGGTGGTGACGGGGGTGGTGCGGAAGGTGGGGTGA
- a CDS encoding DUF1559 domain-containing protein has product MNANPHTRDQRRGESAAPISANSGAGRGVRLRRVTAFTLVELLVVIAIIGVLVAMLLPAIQAAREAARRSSCQNNVAQLGLAVLGYEFSRESLPAGCLNPDGPVRNEPIGRHVSWVVQILPYIEQYNAYRLFDQEAGAYAPQNQAVREVSLALMTCPSYPGWERSERGGFAHSTYAGCHHHEEAPIDAKNTGLLYLNSRIRYRDMLDGSSQTILLAEMFPDEQNGLGWASGTPATLRNTGRIESWRESRERRSPSGSSAETRVDPLHVGGFGSTHPGIFLAAFADGSVRHVSENLEPEVLAQLGHRADGKLLKDPHY; this is encoded by the coding sequence ATGAACGCCAACCCGCATACTCGAGACCAACGCCGGGGCGAATCCGCGGCGCCGATTTCGGCGAACAGCGGCGCGGGCCGCGGGGTTCGATTGCGACGAGTGACAGCTTTCACTCTCGTCGAGCTTTTGGTCGTGATCGCCATCATCGGCGTCTTGGTGGCGATGCTGTTGCCGGCGATTCAGGCGGCGCGCGAAGCGGCGCGGCGTTCGTCGTGTCAGAACAACGTCGCCCAATTGGGTTTGGCCGTGCTCGGGTACGAGTTCAGTCGCGAGTCTTTGCCCGCGGGGTGCCTGAACCCCGACGGCCCGGTGCGGAACGAGCCGATCGGCCGCCACGTGAGCTGGGTCGTGCAAATCCTGCCGTACATCGAGCAGTACAACGCCTATCGACTGTTCGACCAGGAGGCGGGCGCTTACGCGCCGCAGAATCAGGCGGTGCGGGAGGTGTCGCTGGCGCTGATGACGTGCCCCTCGTATCCAGGATGGGAGCGGAGCGAGCGGGGCGGCTTCGCCCACAGCACCTACGCCGGCTGTCATCATCACGAGGAGGCGCCGATCGACGCCAAGAACACGGGGCTGCTCTACCTCAACAGCCGAATCCGTTACCGCGACATGCTCGACGGCAGTTCGCAGACGATTCTGCTGGCCGAGATGTTTCCCGACGAACAGAACGGGTTGGGGTGGGCGTCGGGGACCCCCGCCACGCTGCGGAACACGGGCCGGATCGAATCGTGGCGCGAGTCGCGCGAGCGGCGCTCGCCGTCCGGAAGTTCGGCCGAGACTCGCGTCGATCCGCTCCACGTCGGCGGGTTCGGCAGTACGCACCCGGGCATCTTCCTGGCGGCCTTCGCCGACGGTTCGGTCCGGCATGTGAGCGAAAACCTCGAACCGGAGGTGCTCGCCCAGTTGGGCCATCGGGCCGACGGCAAGCTGCTGAAAGATCCTCACTATTGA
- a CDS encoding sigma-70 family RNA polymerase sigma factor, translating to MGPETSFEQHVVGASQRLAESGVAALGGLYDLTADRLVRYASAITRNQHDAEDAVQAALVRVAAQPRVLAAAQRPWAYLLRIVRNEALQAARKRKRWSLVANLSDLLARRLVDEVEQEESHRAVWLALRKIPVPQAEVVVLKIWEGMTFAQIGEVLDVSTFTAASRYRYAMEKLHALLGAGREEAVHE from the coding sequence ATGGGCCCGGAAACTTCGTTTGAACAGCACGTCGTCGGGGCGTCGCAGCGGCTTGCCGAGTCGGGGGTCGCTGCGCTGGGGGGATTGTACGATCTCACCGCGGACCGGCTCGTGCGCTACGCCAGCGCAATTACCCGCAACCAGCACGACGCCGAAGACGCGGTGCAGGCGGCCCTGGTGCGCGTGGCGGCTCAGCCGCGGGTGTTGGCCGCCGCCCAGCGGCCGTGGGCTTACCTGCTGCGGATCGTGCGGAACGAAGCCCTGCAAGCGGCCCGCAAACGGAAGCGGTGGTCGCTCGTGGCCAATCTCTCCGACCTGCTCGCCCGCCGGCTTGTCGACGAGGTCGAGCAGGAGGAGTCGCATCGGGCCGTGTGGCTCGCGCTGCGCAAGATCCCCGTCCCCCAGGCCGAGGTCGTCGTGCTGAAGATTTGGGAAGGGATGACTTTCGCCCAGATCGGCGAGGTGCTCGACGTCTCGACCTTCACTGCCGCCAGTCGGTATCGCTACGCCATGGAGAAGCTGCACGCCTTGCTCGGCGCCGGGCGGGAGGAGGCGGTCCATGAGTGA
- a CDS encoding PDZ domain-containing protein, whose product MTAPFQFLARLALAVFVAASGAVVSELTQGQGSRPRGESYEGPGTRDLPFNADQFFVPRWRLTNGPQVREAFREVVEPVVPSVVRIVCEERDVAFGAALRTDGWILTKFTSLKGPATCVLADERELPAALVGFDNEYDLALLRVETNDLVPVRFARTSPLVGSWAATVGLWRDPVAVGIVSVPPRALPRQAGVLGVELDQFNAPIVTKVRPDTGADKAGVRVGDRIVAVSGEATPTRVELIRRVRSFSPGDEVELEILRDGQRITLVAVLKSESSLQTSGSRGDTASMTGGPLSERRFGFPRALQHDTVLRPSECGGPLVNLDGETIGLNIARSGRTESYAIDAATVQQVAQRLLAAAGVAQPAGSTAATVGAPASEP is encoded by the coding sequence ATGACTGCACCATTTCAGTTCTTAGCGCGATTGGCGCTGGCCGTGTTCGTCGCCGCGAGCGGCGCGGTGGTCAGCGAACTGACGCAAGGGCAGGGGAGCCGCCCGCGCGGCGAGTCCTACGAGGGGCCGGGCACGCGCGATTTGCCGTTCAACGCGGATCAGTTTTTCGTCCCCCGGTGGCGACTGACCAACGGGCCCCAGGTCCGCGAAGCGTTTCGCGAGGTCGTCGAGCCGGTCGTCCCCTCGGTCGTGCGGATCGTCTGCGAGGAGCGGGACGTTGCGTTTGGCGCCGCCCTGCGCACCGACGGTTGGATCCTGACCAAGTTCACCTCGCTCAAAGGACCGGCGACCTGCGTCTTGGCGGATGAGCGCGAGTTGCCGGCCGCGCTCGTCGGATTCGACAACGAGTACGACCTGGCGTTGTTGCGGGTCGAGACGAACGATCTCGTTCCGGTGCGCTTTGCGCGCACGAGTCCCCTGGTCGGATCCTGGGCGGCGACAGTCGGGTTGTGGCGCGATCCGGTGGCCGTGGGAATCGTGAGCGTTCCTCCGCGGGCGCTGCCTCGGCAGGCCGGGGTGCTGGGTGTGGAACTTGATCAGTTCAACGCTCCGATCGTCACCAAGGTGCGCCCCGACACCGGGGCGGACAAAGCGGGGGTTCGCGTCGGGGACCGCATCGTCGCGGTGAGCGGCGAGGCGACGCCGACGCGCGTCGAGCTCATCCGCCGGGTACGCAGTTTCAGCCCTGGCGACGAGGTCGAACTGGAGATCCTCCGCGACGGCCAGCGGATCACGCTCGTCGCGGTGCTCAAGAGCGAGTCGAGCCTGCAGACCAGCGGCAGTCGCGGCGACACGGCGAGCATGACGGGCGGCCCCTTGAGCGAACGGCGGTTCGGGTTTCCGCGCGCCTTGCAGCACGACACCGTGCTGCGGCCCAGCGAGTGCGGCGGGCCGCTGGTGAATCTCGACGGCGAGACGATTGGGCTGAACATCGCCCGCAGCGGCCGGACCGAGTCGTACGCCATCGACGCGGCGACCGTTCAGCAAGTCGCCCAGCGCCTGCTCGCGGCGGCCGGAGTCGCGCAGCCGGCCGGTTCAACGGCCGCCACGGTCGGGGCGCCGGCGAGCGAACCGTAG
- the ispH gene encoding 4-hydroxy-3-methylbut-2-enyl diphosphate reductase — translation MNVLLASPRGFCAGVNMAIEALELALQSLPTPIYVYHEIVHNKYVVNRFRDLGVVFVDHLDEVPAGATLLFSAHGVSPEIRRAARERRLRAIDATCPLVTKVHLEAIRYAEAGYTIFLIGHEGHDEVIGTMGEAPEAIILVETPEDVDRLCVADEAKLAYLTQTTLSVDDANRIIRRLRERFPRIAAPPKDDICYATQNRQEAVAKLADEAQLTLVLGSQNSSNSQRLAELSAERGTPARLIDGPQDLDPAWFAGVDTVLVTAGASAPEVVVEATLDYLRDKFAATVEVRSLREETVSFPLPKELRAGASA, via the coding sequence ATGAACGTCCTGCTCGCCAGTCCCCGTGGATTCTGCGCCGGCGTCAACATGGCGATCGAGGCGCTGGAATTGGCCCTGCAGTCGCTGCCGACGCCGATCTACGTCTACCACGAAATCGTCCACAACAAGTACGTGGTCAATCGGTTTCGCGATTTAGGGGTCGTGTTCGTCGATCATCTCGACGAGGTTCCCGCGGGGGCGACGCTGCTGTTCTCCGCCCACGGCGTCTCGCCGGAAATCCGCCGCGCGGCCCGCGAGCGGCGGCTGCGAGCGATCGACGCGACTTGCCCCCTGGTCACCAAAGTCCACCTCGAGGCGATCCGGTACGCTGAAGCCGGGTACACGATCTTCCTGATCGGCCACGAGGGGCACGACGAGGTCATCGGCACCATGGGCGAGGCGCCCGAGGCGATCATCCTGGTCGAGACCCCCGAGGACGTCGACCGCCTGTGCGTCGCCGACGAGGCGAAGCTGGCCTATCTCACCCAGACCACGCTCAGCGTCGACGACGCGAACCGGATTATCCGCCGGCTGCGCGAGCGGTTTCCGCGGATTGCGGCGCCCCCGAAGGACGACATCTGCTACGCGACTCAGAATCGGCAGGAGGCGGTCGCCAAACTGGCGGACGAAGCCCAACTGACGCTGGTTCTGGGGAGCCAGAACAGTTCGAACAGCCAGCGGCTCGCCGAGCTCTCCGCGGAACGGGGAACCCCGGCCCGGTTGATCGACGGGCCTCAGGATCTCGACCCGGCTTGGTTCGCAGGGGTCGATACGGTGCTGGTGACCGCGGGGGCGAGCGCTCCGGAGGTCGTCGTCGAGGCGACGCTCGATTACTTGCGCGACAAGTTCGCCGCCACAGTCGAGGTTCGCTCGCTGCGCGAGGAGACCGTTTCCTTTCCGCTGCCGAAGGAACTGCGAGCCGGAGCCTCGGCGTGA
- a CDS encoding type II toxin-antitoxin system HicB family antitoxin produces MHNEFTAIVERDGEWFVAYCPEVPGANGQGVTREESLESLRDAISLILDDRREDALRGVPADADRTVVTLE; encoded by the coding sequence ATGCATAACGAATTCACGGCCATCGTAGAACGGGACGGCGAGTGGTTCGTCGCCTATTGCCCCGAAGTCCCCGGTGCGAACGGTCAGGGCGTCACCCGAGAAGAGTCGCTTGAAAGTCTCCGCGACGCGATCTCCCTGATCCTGGATGATCGTCGCGAGGACGCCCTCCGAGGCGTGCCCGCTGACGCCGACCGGACCGTGGTCACGCTCGAATGA
- a CDS encoding phosphoesterase — protein MVGTMLRNFLSGGRRAPLGALLWCGLTYGFVRAEESLADLHAADATVGRRDDGTAVTPVNQIVTPYGKLIDLPGMRPQAIALSPDGRTLVVTGKTNALVVLDPETGEVNQRVPFPSDDARIVRSKPASSNILQPDRKSQVSYTGLRFSGDGSRLYLSNVEGLVEVFRVEAEGRIVPADYWPLPAANAPRRAAEIPAGIAESGDGARLYVCGNLSNRLLELDATDGKVLRTFDVGVAPYDVALVGGKAYVSNWGGRRPGPDDLTGPAGRGTTVRVDPRRHIASEGSASVVDLAAGEVVAEIPTGLHASGLAVSPDRRLVVCCNAASDTLTVIDAAADRIVATLWAKASPAELLGAAPNAAVFDSSGERLYVANGSQNAIATFEFRAEDPARSRLAGLIPVGWYPGALAFDPRRRRLAVANVKGLPTERRRHPDLDAEGFNTHHYFGSVSMVPLPDEETLAQLSQRVALNQRAPRIAEARLPPRPDQPPRAIPRRIGEPSLIKHVVYVIKENRTYDQVLGDLPQGNGDPQLCVFGRRITPNQHKLAEEFVLLDNAYCSGILSADGHQWSTTAYSTDYMEKSFAGFPRSYPDGMGVDEDDALAYAPSGFLWDNAIEHGVTLRNYGEFMGPAVRWRDESRPGEPDFAACYRAWKSGGSEVVFESWPSVESLRPFSPVDFVGWNMSVPDQWRADYVLADLKRFEAAGEMPQLVIICLPQDHTSGTSPGCPTPAACMADNDLALGRIVEAFSRSKFWPETAIFAIEDDPQAGWDHVSGYRTIALCASPYAKRGAVVGTQYNTTSVIRTIEQILGLPPMNQFDASATPMFDCFQDEPNLAPFTAVPVETPLDEMNPTVAEIADPMLREDALVSARLNFKQVDRAPEDVLNRILWRAMRGAGDPYPEWAISVTEDDDDEFEADGAAPPLD, from the coding sequence ATGGTTGGCACAATGCTGCGTAACTTCCTTTCCGGCGGGCGGCGTGCGCCGCTTGGGGCGCTGCTGTGGTGCGGCCTGACGTACGGGTTCGTTCGGGCCGAGGAGAGCCTCGCCGACCTGCATGCCGCCGACGCGACGGTCGGCCGGCGCGACGACGGGACCGCGGTGACGCCGGTCAATCAAATCGTCACGCCGTACGGCAAGCTGATCGACCTGCCCGGGATGCGGCCGCAGGCGATTGCGCTCTCCCCCGACGGACGAACGCTGGTCGTCACCGGCAAAACGAATGCGCTGGTCGTGCTCGATCCCGAAACAGGGGAGGTGAACCAGCGGGTTCCGTTTCCAAGCGACGACGCCCGCATCGTGCGCTCGAAACCCGCCTCGTCCAACATTCTGCAGCCCGATCGCAAGAGCCAGGTCAGCTACACCGGCCTGCGGTTCTCGGGGGACGGATCGCGACTCTACTTGAGCAACGTCGAGGGGCTCGTCGAGGTCTTTCGCGTCGAGGCCGAGGGGCGGATCGTTCCCGCGGACTACTGGCCGCTGCCGGCGGCGAACGCCCCGCGCCGGGCGGCCGAAATCCCGGCGGGGATCGCCGAGAGCGGCGACGGCGCTCGGCTGTACGTGTGCGGGAATCTTTCGAATCGCCTGTTGGAACTCGACGCGACCGACGGCAAGGTGCTGCGGACCTTCGACGTCGGGGTCGCTCCGTACGACGTGGCGCTTGTCGGCGGCAAGGCGTACGTCAGCAATTGGGGAGGTCGGCGCCCCGGGCCTGACGACCTGACCGGCCCGGCCGGCCGGGGGACGACGGTGCGGGTCGATCCGCGCCGACACATCGCCAGCGAGGGTTCGGCGAGCGTCGTCGACCTCGCCGCGGGAGAGGTCGTCGCCGAGATTCCGACCGGGTTGCACGCCAGCGGGTTGGCCGTTTCGCCCGACCGCCGGCTGGTCGTGTGCTGCAACGCCGCCAGCGACACCCTGACCGTGATCGACGCGGCCGCCGATCGGATCGTCGCGACGTTGTGGGCCAAGGCGAGTCCCGCGGAGCTGCTGGGCGCGGCGCCGAACGCGGCCGTGTTCGACTCGTCCGGCGAGCGACTGTACGTGGCCAACGGCTCGCAGAACGCGATCGCGACGTTCGAGTTCCGCGCCGAGGATCCCGCGCGGTCGCGCTTGGCGGGGCTGATCCCCGTCGGCTGGTATCCCGGCGCCTTGGCGTTCGACCCGCGGCGCCGGCGACTGGCCGTCGCGAACGTGAAGGGATTGCCGACCGAGCGTCGGCGTCATCCGGATCTCGACGCCGAGGGATTCAACACGCATCACTATTTCGGCTCGGTCTCGATGGTTCCGTTGCCCGACGAGGAGACGCTCGCGCAACTGTCGCAGCGGGTCGCGCTCAACCAGCGCGCCCCGCGGATCGCCGAGGCGCGCCTGCCGCCGCGCCCCGACCAACCGCCGCGGGCGATTCCCCGACGCATCGGCGAGCCGAGTTTGATCAAGCACGTCGTGTACGTCATCAAGGAGAATCGCACGTACGATCAGGTGCTGGGCGACTTGCCGCAGGGGAACGGCGACCCGCAGTTGTGCGTGTTCGGCCGCCGCATCACCCCCAATCAGCACAAGCTGGCCGAGGAGTTCGTGTTGCTGGACAACGCGTATTGCAGCGGCATTCTGAGCGCCGACGGGCACCAGTGGAGCACGACCGCGTACTCGACCGACTACATGGAAAAAAGCTTCGCGGGTTTTCCGCGGAGCTATCCCGACGGCATGGGGGTCGACGAGGACGACGCCCTGGCGTACGCCCCCAGCGGGTTCTTGTGGGACAATGCGATCGAGCACGGCGTGACGCTGCGCAACTACGGCGAGTTCATGGGGCCTGCGGTGCGGTGGCGCGACGAGTCGCGCCCCGGCGAGCCCGACTTCGCGGCGTGCTATCGGGCGTGGAAGTCCGGCGGGAGCGAGGTCGTGTTCGAGTCGTGGCCGAGCGTCGAAAGCCTGCGGCCCTTTTCGCCCGTCGATTTCGTCGGCTGGAACATGTCGGTTCCCGACCAGTGGCGAGCCGATTACGTGCTGGCCGACCTCAAGCGGTTCGAAGCCGCCGGCGAGATGCCGCAGCTCGTGATCATTTGCCTGCCGCAGGATCACACCAGCGGGACGAGCCCCGGCTGTCCGACCCCGGCGGCCTGCATGGCCGACAACGACTTGGCCCTGGGGCGGATCGTCGAGGCGTTCAGCCGCTCGAAGTTCTGGCCCGAGACGGCGATCTTTGCGATCGAAGACGATCCCCAGGCCGGCTGGGACCACGTGAGCGGGTACCGCACGATCGCCCTGTGCGCCAGCCCCTACGCCAAACGGGGCGCCGTCGTCGGCACGCAATACAACACGACGAGCGTCATTCGCACGATCGAGCAGATTCTGGGCCTCCCGCCGATGAACCAGTTCGACGCGAGCGCGACCCCGATGTTCGACTGCTTCCAAGACGAGCCGAACCTGGCGCCGTTCACGGCCGTGCCGGTCGAGACGCCGCTGGACGAGATGAACCCGACGGTCGCCGAGATCGCCGATCCGATGTTACGCGAGGACGCGCTGGTGTCGGCGCGACTGAACTTCAAACAGGTCGATCGGGCGCCGGAGGACGTACTCAACCGAATCCTGTGGCGGGCGATGCGGGGCGCCGGCGACCCGTACCCCGAGTGGGCGATCTCAGTCACGGAGGACGACGACGACGAGTTCGAGGCCGACGGGGCGGCGCCGCCGCTTGATTGA